One window of the Capnocytophaga haemolytica genome contains the following:
- the abc-f gene encoding ribosomal protection-like ABC-F family protein: MLNVHDLSVSFQGEYLFEEVAFMLKGGDRVGLIGKNGAGKSTMLKLLSGELKPDSGVIATDKDVRIGFLKQDIDFIAGRTILEEAYQAFDEIKQVEAQLDAIHHQLEHRTDYESEAYHQLLDTLSELTHRYDILGGYHYQGDTEKVLIGLGFKREDFGKLTDSFSGGWRMRIELAKLLLQNNDILLLDEPTNHLDIESILWLEQFLTTYSGAVVVVSHDRMFLDNVTNRTIEISVGKIYDYPKPYTQFLELRKEIREQQLASQKNQEKKIQQTEKLIEKFRAKATKASMAQSLMKKLDKIERIEVDEEDNAVMSVRFPVSVTPGKVVLEISDVSKAYGDKQVLEHLSLLVERGSKIAFVGQNGQGKTTLAKMIVREIPFEGHIRLGHNVQLGYFAQNQAHYLDGELTVLDTMFGAANDSNRTKIRDILGAFLFRGDEVDKKVKVLSGGERNRLALAKMLLSDFNVLVMDEPTNHLDIKSKNVLKAALQQFEGTLIIVSHDRDFLQGLTDKVYEFKDRHIKEYLGDIDFYLEQRAAASFREVERVERNEQRVEQNTLSAPLKPDTSSLMPQAYAEQKQQKALQNKINKIEKRIAEVETELNQMLKTMEGGMQSDDFYKDYDRKKQELDTLMEEWETLAID; this comes from the coding sequence GTGCTAAACGTTCACGATTTATCGGTTTCATTCCAAGGGGAATATTTATTTGAAGAGGTTGCCTTTATGCTCAAAGGAGGCGACCGTGTGGGGCTTATCGGCAAGAACGGCGCGGGCAAATCTACAATGCTCAAGCTGCTCTCGGGTGAACTCAAGCCCGACTCTGGGGTCATCGCTACTGATAAGGACGTACGCATCGGCTTCCTCAAGCAGGACATAGACTTCATCGCTGGGCGCACTATCCTCGAGGAGGCGTACCAAGCCTTTGACGAAATCAAGCAGGTGGAGGCGCAGTTAGACGCTATCCACCACCAGCTGGAACACCGCACCGACTACGAGAGCGAGGCATATCACCAACTGCTCGACACGCTCAGCGAACTCACCCACCGCTACGACATCCTCGGCGGTTATCACTACCAAGGCGACACCGAAAAGGTGCTCATCGGGCTGGGCTTTAAGCGCGAGGACTTTGGCAAGCTCACCGATAGCTTCTCGGGGGGCTGGCGTATGCGCATCGAGCTGGCTAAGCTCCTCCTGCAAAACAACGACATCCTGCTGCTGGACGAGCCTACCAACCACTTGGATATCGAGTCGATATTGTGGCTGGAGCAGTTCCTCACCACCTACTCAGGGGCGGTAGTGGTAGTATCGCACGACCGTATGTTCCTCGACAATGTTACCAATAGAACGATTGAGATTTCCGTAGGCAAGATATACGATTACCCCAAGCCCTACACGCAGTTCTTAGAACTCCGCAAGGAGATACGCGAGCAGCAACTCGCCTCACAGAAGAACCAAGAGAAGAAGATACAACAGACAGAAAAGCTCATCGAAAAGTTCCGCGCCAAGGCTACCAAAGCCTCAATGGCGCAGTCGCTGATGAAGAAGCTCGACAAGATAGAGCGCATAGAGGTAGATGAGGAGGACAATGCCGTGATGAGCGTGCGCTTCCCCGTATCGGTAACCCCAGGCAAGGTGGTGCTGGAAATCAGCGATGTATCAAAGGCTTACGGCGATAAGCAGGTGCTCGAACACCTGTCGCTATTAGTGGAGCGCGGCAGCAAGATTGCCTTTGTAGGGCAGAACGGGCAAGGCAAAACCACGCTGGCAAAGATGATCGTGAGGGAGATACCCTTTGAGGGACATATACGCCTCGGGCATAATGTGCAGTTGGGCTATTTTGCACAGAACCAAGCTCATTACTTAGACGGCGAACTGACGGTACTCGATACGATGTTTGGTGCTGCCAACGACAGCAATCGCACGAAAATACGAGACATCTTGGGGGCGTTCCTCTTCCGTGGCGATGAGGTGGATAAGAAAGTGAAGGTGCTCTCAGGGGGCGAACGCAACCGCTTGGCATTGGCGAAGATGCTGCTCTCGGACTTCAACGTGCTGGTGATGGACGAGCCTACGAACCACTTGGATATCAAGTCCAAAAACGTACTGAAAGCCGCCCTACAACAGTTTGAGGGTACGCTCATCATCGTATCGCACGACCGCGACTTCCTTCAGGGGCTCACCGATAAGGTATACGAGTTTAAGGATAGACACATCAAGGAATATCTTGGGGATATTGATTTTTACTTGGAGCAGCGTGCTGCAGCGTCGTTTAGAGAGGTGGAGAGAGTAGAGCGTAATGAGCAGAGAGTAGAGCAGAACACATTATCAGCTCCTCTCAAGCCTGATACCTCAAGCCTGATGCCTCAAGCTTACGCAGAGCAGAAACAACAAAAGGCGTTGCAGAATAAGATTAACAAGATAGAAAAGCGCATTGCTGAGGTGGAAACTGAGCTCAATCAGATGCTCAAAACAATGGAAGGCGGTATGCAAAGCGATGACTTCTACAAGGATTACGACCGTAAGAAACAAGAATTAGACACTCTGATGGAAGAGTGGGAAACCTTAGCAATTGATTGA
- a CDS encoding DUF5606 domain-containing protein, with translation MNLTKILAISGKPGLYHLEKQTRAGFLATSLVDDSRVSVGLRNNVSLLSEIAIYTNEREVPLAEVFKNMKQVENGQPASVSSKSDGATLEEYFFTVLPTYDSDRVYASDIKKVIQWYNLLLAKGFLEDTEEGDDAAASA, from the coding sequence ATGAATTTGACCAAAATATTAGCCATCTCAGGCAAGCCAGGTTTGTACCATTTAGAGAAGCAAACTCGTGCAGGGTTTTTAGCCACTTCACTTGTTGACGATAGCCGCGTATCAGTAGGGCTTCGCAATAATGTGAGTCTGCTCTCGGAAATCGCTATTTACACCAATGAAAGGGAGGTGCCTCTTGCGGAGGTTTTCAAGAATATGAAGCAAGTGGAGAATGGGCAGCCTGCCTCGGTATCGTCTAAATCCGATGGGGCTACTCTTGAAGAGTACTTCTTTACTGTACTGCCCACTTACGACAGCGACCGCGTCTATGCGAGTGATATCAAGAAGGTGATCCAGTGGTATAACTTATTGCTTGCCAAAGGGTTCTTGGAGGACACAGAGGAGGGGGATGACGCTGCCGCCTCTGCATAG
- a CDS encoding lipase, with the protein MQPKNILLFIVSVLLALLLMTLFSSYYTTPQGTVREGIAIGGKMLRYPTVDILFRQEEKENHKVDELIKDTKTIVKEEDVVTVADTITAPPDSLDTNAMGKIYYPGNRIDYIRDLKKRLRKGICQIVHYGDSQLEGDRITAYVRNRLQMAYSGGGPGFVPIKVVYGQNSLDITTSPQWERYAFFDRKQRKGVAHNKYGLFATYSRFTPYYALPVDTTKVKFTTASFTVKPSVKSYARLRNYTKFALYYGNTTTPVDIRVYQDGVLIREDALIADGQAHAYRLNFTTTPAELKVEFLTRVSPDFYGITLDAAAGVRMDNVAMRGEAGRIFTRMNYPNIRQMSVERPVDIFIFQYGGNTIPYMRTEHQLREYVQGLLYNMKYLKKANPTAMLMLIGPGDMTTSQNGKLVTYPMLPKLNEIMKEQCLENGIAYFSLYEAMGGTNSMETWVKKGMAASDYVHFTPKGTQLISEVFYQCLHNDLNAVE; encoded by the coding sequence ATGCAACCTAAAAACATTCTTTTATTCATCGTGAGCGTGTTGCTCGCCCTACTGCTGATGACCCTCTTTAGCAGTTACTACACTACACCCCAAGGCACTGTGCGCGAGGGCATTGCTATCGGTGGCAAGATGCTGCGCTACCCTACTGTCGACATCCTCTTCCGCCAAGAAGAAAAGGAAAACCACAAAGTAGACGAGCTGATTAAGGATACGAAAACTATCGTTAAAGAAGAAGATGTGGTTACCGTAGCCGATACCATCACTGCCCCGCCCGACAGTCTTGATACCAATGCGATGGGCAAGATTTACTACCCAGGTAACCGCATTGATTATATCCGCGACTTAAAAAAACGCCTCCGCAAAGGGATATGCCAAATAGTGCACTATGGCGATTCGCAGCTCGAGGGCGACCGCATCACCGCCTATGTGCGCAATCGCTTGCAGATGGCTTACAGTGGTGGCGGTCCAGGCTTTGTGCCCATCAAAGTGGTTTACGGACAGAACAGCTTAGACATCACTACCTCACCACAGTGGGAACGTTATGCCTTCTTCGACCGTAAGCAGCGCAAAGGCGTTGCCCATAACAAGTACGGGCTCTTTGCTACCTACTCGCGCTTTACACCTTACTACGCCCTGCCTGTCGATACCACTAAGGTGAAATTTACCACCGCCTCCTTCACTGTAAAGCCCTCGGTGAAATCTTATGCAAGGCTGCGCAATTACACCAAGTTTGCCCTCTATTACGGCAATACCACTACCCCCGTAGACATCCGCGTATACCAAGATGGGGTGCTCATCCGCGAAGATGCCCTCATTGCCGATGGACAGGCACACGCCTATCGGTTGAACTTCACCACCACCCCCGCAGAGCTGAAAGTGGAGTTCCTTACGCGCGTAAGTCCTGATTTCTACGGCATCACCCTCGATGCAGCAGCGGGCGTGCGTATGGATAACGTAGCAATGCGCGGTGAGGCTGGGCGCATCTTCACCCGTATGAACTACCCCAACATACGCCAGATGAGCGTAGAACGCCCTGTGGATATCTTCATCTTTCAATATGGCGGCAACACCATTCCGTATATGCGCACCGAGCATCAACTGCGCGAGTACGTACAGGGGCTACTCTACAATATGAAATACCTCAAGAAAGCCAACCCCACGGCAATGCTGATGCTCATCGGTCCGGGGGATATGACCACCTCGCAGAATGGCAAGCTCGTTACTTACCCAATGCTGCCGAAGCTCAACGAAATAATGAAAGAACAGTGCTTGGAGAACGGTATCGCCTATTTCAGTCTGTACGAGGCTATGGGCGGCACCAACTCAATGGAAACTTGGGTGAAGAAAGGTATGGCAGCCTCTGACTACGTGCACTTCACCCCCAAAGGCACTCAGCTGATCTCCGAAGTGTTTTACCAATGCCTCCATAACGATCTTAACGCAGTAGAATAA
- a CDS encoding PepSY-like domain-containing protein: protein MKKMINFAVVIIAMLSFSNAFANDDRQINFNQLPKKAQAFVKQYYSLESVASVWVDDDDRDKDYKVVFHNGDEVEFHTNGDWDQVKSRSGKVPEKLLPAGIKSFLSKNHAGAGVYKLDKKRSGYEVELANGVEAEFDARGNFLRYDD, encoded by the coding sequence ATGAAAAAAATGATCAATTTTGCGGTGGTAATCATCGCTATGCTTAGTTTTAGCAATGCTTTTGCAAATGACGACCGTCAGATTAACTTCAATCAGTTGCCCAAGAAGGCACAGGCATTCGTAAAGCAGTATTACTCATTGGAGAGTGTTGCCTCAGTGTGGGTTGATGATGACGACCGTGATAAGGACTACAAGGTGGTGTTTCACAATGGTGATGAAGTGGAGTTTCACACCAATGGCGATTGGGATCAGGTCAAATCGCGCAGTGGTAAAGTGCCTGAGAAACTGTTGCCCGCTGGTATTAAGAGTTTTCTGAGCAAGAATCACGCAGGGGCTGGGGTTTATAAACTCGATAAGAAACGCTCAGGCTATGAAGTAGAGCTCGCCAATGGTGTAGAGGCTGAGTTTGATGCAAGAGGTAATTTCTTGAGATACGATGATTAG
- a CDS encoding PepSY-like domain-containing protein, with the protein MLKQWLLTAAVVFSFSIASAQQEEGLIPIGALPQAAQQFVQQYYSELAVVSVWQEADRGERTEYTVLFDDGTEVEFRHNGQWKEIKARNGAVSDKVLPAKISKYVKKHYPKALVKAIDKGNTKYEVDLSNGVDLEFSLKGKFLRADD; encoded by the coding sequence ATGTTAAAACAATGGTTACTAACAGCGGCTGTGGTGTTTAGCTTTAGCATCGCCTCAGCGCAACAAGAAGAGGGGTTAATCCCCATTGGGGCATTGCCTCAGGCTGCACAGCAGTTTGTGCAGCAGTATTATTCAGAACTTGCGGTGGTTTCCGTATGGCAAGAAGCCGACAGAGGTGAGCGCACCGAGTATACCGTCCTCTTTGACGATGGTACAGAGGTAGAGTTTCGCCACAATGGTCAATGGAAGGAAATCAAGGCACGCAACGGAGCGGTATCTGATAAGGTGCTGCCTGCGAAGATCAGTAAGTATGTGAAGAAGCACTATCCTAAGGCACTCGTTAAAGCCATAGACAAGGGCAATACCAAATACGAGGTAGATCTGAGCAATGGGGTGGACTTGGAGTTTAGTTTAAAGGGTAAATTTTTAAGAGCAGACGATTAA
- a CDS encoding YceD family protein produces MNKLKEYEVSFVGLKQGKHEFVYAIDKRFLALFDYEEVNDIDEKVTLSLDKKSTLMELHFKNKGIVNVNCDVSNEPFDLPVEGELFLVVKFGEEYNDDDDELLILPHGAHQFNVAQYIYELVVLSIPAKRIHPDVVSDKMHSEVLDKLEALSPKEPIDETEHIDPRWESLKNLITDK; encoded by the coding sequence ATGAATAAGTTAAAGGAATATGAGGTTTCTTTTGTAGGGCTCAAGCAAGGCAAACACGAGTTCGTTTACGCGATTGATAAGAGGTTCTTAGCACTTTTTGACTACGAGGAAGTGAACGACATCGACGAGAAAGTAACCCTCTCTCTCGACAAGAAAAGCACCCTTATGGAGCTCCACTTCAAGAATAAAGGCATCGTAAATGTGAACTGCGACGTCTCCAACGAGCCTTTTGACTTGCCTGTGGAAGGCGAACTCTTCTTAGTAGTGAAATTTGGCGAAGAGTACAACGATGACGACGATGAGCTGCTGATACTCCCTCACGGGGCACATCAGTTCAATGTAGCGCAGTACATCTACGAGCTTGTAGTGCTGTCCATCCCTGCCAAGCGCATTCACCCTGACGTCGTCAGCGACAAAATGCACTCCGAAGTGCTGGACAAGTTAGAAGCACTATCGCCCAAAGAACCTATTGACGAAACAGAACATATTGACCCACGTTGGGAAAGTTTAAAGAATTTAATAACTGATAAATAA
- a CDS encoding PepSY-like domain-containing protein, with protein MKKIWLLAAAALAVGTLSAQDRKIAFSALPATAENFVHQHFLVADIASVWQDSDWDSTEYTVFFKNGVEVEFNGEGEWKEIKVRRGVVPERLIPTAILTEVQAHFVPSTIKELKRNLHSGRFKVELSDGRDLLFDKEGNFIGIDD; from the coding sequence ATGAAAAAGATATGGTTATTAGCTGCCGCAGCACTCGCTGTGGGCACGCTTTCGGCACAAGATAGAAAGATAGCATTTTCAGCACTGCCTGCTACGGCAGAGAACTTTGTGCATCAACACTTTCTGGTAGCGGATATCGCCTCAGTATGGCAGGACAGCGACTGGGATAGCACTGAGTATACTGTTTTTTTTAAGAATGGTGTAGAAGTAGAGTTCAATGGTGAAGGTGAGTGGAAGGAAATCAAGGTGCGCCGTGGGGTAGTGCCCGAGCGATTGATACCTACGGCAATCCTCACAGAGGTGCAAGCGCATTTTGTGCCCTCAACCATCAAGGAACTCAAACGCAACCTACACAGTGGTCGCTTTAAGGTAGAACTCAGTGATGGTAGAGACCTACTCTTCGACAAAGAAGGTAATTTTATTGGTATTGACGATTAG
- a CDS encoding Smr/MutS family protein translates to MNIGDTVEVLDDTIRGAVIGIRGNEITVLSDEGFELVFPAHELVVLRAEGDLTRSFVAADADTLAKDAPQRRAKPVALSKKEKKVPPMEVDLHIEQLTDSIKNMTPYDMLTLQLETARRQLEFAIEKRLQRVVFIHGVGEGVLRTELEFLLGRYPNVTFYDAEYAKYGVGATEVYIYQSRGQ, encoded by the coding sequence ATGAACATAGGAGATACAGTAGAGGTACTTGACGATACCATTCGCGGGGCGGTGATTGGTATTCGTGGTAATGAAATAACGGTGCTCAGCGATGAGGGTTTTGAGTTGGTTTTTCCTGCCCACGAGTTGGTTGTACTTAGGGCGGAGGGAGACCTTACGCGCAGTTTTGTGGCGGCAGATGCTGATACGCTTGCAAAGGACGCCCCTCAGCGGCGTGCAAAGCCTGTGGCACTGTCCAAGAAAGAGAAGAAGGTGCCACCGATGGAGGTAGACTTACACATTGAGCAACTTACCGATTCGATTAAGAATATGACGCCTTACGATATGCTCACTTTGCAGTTGGAGACGGCAAGGCGGCAGTTGGAATTTGCCATCGAGAAGCGGCTGCAACGCGTGGTTTTTATCCACGGAGTAGGGGAGGGGGTACTGCGCACTGAGTTGGAGTTCCTCCTCGGGCGTTACCCCAACGTTACCTTCTATGATGCTGAATACGCCAAATACGGCGTAGGAGCTACCGAGGTGTATATTTATCAGAGCAGAGGTCAGTAG
- the rpmF gene encoding 50S ribosomal protein L32, which produces MAHPKRRQSSTRRDKRRTHDKAAVPQIAKDSVTGELHLYHRAHWYEGKLYYRGQVLIDSTEAAE; this is translated from the coding sequence ATGGCACATCCTAAAAGAAGACAATCAAGCACAAGAAGAGATAAGCGTAGAACTCACGACAAGGCTGCAGTTCCTCAAATCGCTAAAGACTCTGTAACAGGCGAATTGCACTTGTATCACCGCGCACACTGGTACGAAGGTAAACTCTACTACCGCGGGCAAGTGCTCATCGATAGCACTGAGGCAGCTGAATAA
- a CDS encoding ABC transporter ATP-binding protein translates to MIQATNIHKTYKDLEVLKGVSIEVARGEVVSIVGASGAGKTTLLHILGTLDSADSGQGSTLRIGGTDVLSLSQKALARFRNAHIGFIFQFHQLLPEFTALENVCIPALIAGQRLAEAEERARELLGFLGLAERADHKPAALSGGEQQRVSVARALMNRPDVVFADEPSGNLDSESAEQLHRLFFRLRDELGQTFVIVTHNEELAAMADRKLTMVDGRFL, encoded by the coding sequence ATGATTCAAGCAACAAACATACATAAGACTTACAAGGATTTGGAGGTACTCAAAGGGGTGAGCATCGAGGTGGCTCGTGGCGAGGTGGTTTCCATTGTGGGGGCATCGGGTGCGGGCAAAACTACGCTATTGCACATTTTGGGTACGCTCGACAGTGCTGATAGTGGGCAGGGCAGCACGCTGCGCATAGGCGGCACCGATGTGCTGAGTCTCTCACAGAAGGCTTTGGCGCGCTTTCGCAATGCGCATATAGGCTTTATCTTTCAGTTTCACCAGCTGCTGCCTGAGTTTACGGCATTGGAGAACGTGTGTATCCCCGCGTTGATTGCTGGTCAGCGGCTCGCTGAGGCAGAAGAGCGAGCGCGTGAGCTGTTGGGCTTCTTGGGCTTGGCTGAGCGGGCTGACCATAAACCAGCGGCACTCTCAGGCGGTGAGCAACAGCGGGTGTCAGTAGCCCGAGCTTTGATGAATCGCCCTGATGTGGTATTTGCCGATGAGCCCAGCGGTAACCTCGATTCGGAATCGGCAGAGCAGCTGCATAGGCTGTTTTTCCGTTTGCGCGATGAGCTGGGACAAACCTTTGTGATTGTTACTCATAACGAGGAACTTGCCGCGATGGCTGACCGCAAACTTACGATGGTAGACGGTAGATTTTTGTGA
- a CDS encoding PepSY-like domain-containing protein produces the protein MKKYILLILPLLMVSCASLPPEARNFVSTHFPNAKIVEVEREDNGQRFSVEMSDKTEIEFTRDGNWVKVEAEDGNSIPTTFLPKAIAEYAAKNGLIIEGISKTNIGFRVDFVGNAPDAYFDSKGDLVNTNYNY, from the coding sequence ATGAAGAAGTATATTTTATTGATTTTACCGCTGTTGATGGTCAGTTGTGCTTCGTTGCCACCAGAAGCAAGGAACTTCGTCTCTACCCACTTTCCTAATGCAAAGATTGTGGAGGTAGAGCGCGAGGACAATGGGCAGCGGTTCTCTGTGGAGATGAGCGATAAAACTGAGATTGAGTTTACCCGTGATGGCAATTGGGTGAAGGTAGAGGCTGAGGACGGCAATAGCATTCCTACGACTTTCTTACCGAAGGCAATCGCCGAATATGCTGCTAAGAACGGTTTGATTATAGAAGGTATTAGCAAAACAAATATTGGCTTTAGGGTTGATTTTGTGGGTAACGCCCCTGATGCGTACTTCGATAGCAAAGGTGACTTGGTCAATACGAATTATAATTATTAG
- a CDS encoding NAD(P)/FAD-dependent oxidoreductase: MSKVICDTNIVEQPKTSNVELLDLLVIGGGAAGFFTAINAAERYPQWRITILEKGKEPLQKVRISGGGRCNLTNAEYVPQEFVRAYPRGAKELLSPFHRFMSGDVMEWFEAHGVPVKIEADGRVFPDSNNSESIINCFMKAIQKSGIALLTAQNVRDIQFANDLWQVQTATDTFTTERLVVTTGSNPKMWDILARLGHTIVPPVPSLFTFHTDDTFIKDLAGVSAEVALSLLSTEGTPLKVRQRGPLLITHWGFSGPAVLRASAWGARLLADRDYQCVLQVNWTAASGEELTFEQVLADLQEQKAQHAKRQVYTHPLYGLPKRLWERITEREGIAGQLWAEVGKPFLRDLAMALTASHFRITGKATFKEEFVTAGGVRLSEVNFKTFESKLHPRLYLAGEVLDIDAVTGGFNFQNAWTGGYVIADSF; the protein is encoded by the coding sequence ATGAGTAAAGTAATTTGTGATACGAATATTGTTGAACAACCAAAAACGAGCAATGTTGAACTCTTAGATCTACTCGTTATTGGTGGAGGTGCAGCAGGCTTTTTCACCGCTATCAATGCCGCTGAGCGATACCCTCAGTGGCGCATCACTATCTTAGAGAAGGGCAAAGAGCCTTTGCAGAAGGTGCGTATCTCTGGGGGTGGGCGGTGTAACCTCACCAATGCGGAGTATGTGCCGCAGGAGTTCGTCCGTGCCTATCCACGTGGAGCTAAGGAGTTGCTGAGTCCTTTTCATCGCTTTATGAGTGGCGACGTGATGGAGTGGTTCGAAGCGCACGGCGTGCCCGTAAAGATAGAGGCTGACGGGCGTGTATTCCCCGATTCCAATAACTCAGAGAGTATCATCAACTGTTTTATGAAGGCTATCCAAAAGAGCGGTATAGCTTTACTTACAGCGCAGAACGTCCGTGATATACAATTTGCTAATGACTTATGGCAGGTGCAGACCGCTACCGATACTTTTACAACAGAGCGGTTAGTTGTTACCACAGGCAGCAATCCCAAGATGTGGGACATCTTAGCCCGCTTGGGGCATACTATTGTGCCGCCTGTGCCTTCTTTATTTACTTTCCATACAGATGATACATTTATCAAAGACTTGGCAGGGGTAAGTGCTGAGGTAGCACTCTCGTTGTTAAGCACAGAGGGTACGCCGCTAAAAGTACGACAACGAGGTCCACTACTCATTACCCATTGGGGGTTTAGCGGTCCTGCTGTGTTGCGGGCTTCGGCTTGGGGGGCACGGCTGTTGGCAGATCGCGATTACCAATGTGTGCTACAAGTGAATTGGACGGCTGCCAGCGGTGAGGAGCTTACTTTTGAGCAGGTACTTGCCGATTTGCAAGAGCAGAAAGCGCAACACGCCAAGCGACAGGTGTATACCCACCCGCTCTACGGTTTGCCCAAGCGACTGTGGGAGCGCATCACCGAGCGAGAGGGCATTGCGGGGCAACTATGGGCAGAAGTGGGGAAGCCCTTCTTGCGCGATTTAGCTATGGCACTTACCGCCTCGCACTTTCGCATTACGGGCAAGGCAACCTTTAAAGAGGAGTTTGTAACCGCAGGCGGGGTAAGGCTCTCTGAGGTGAACTTCAAGACCTTTGAAAGCAAGCTGCACCCACGCCTTTACCTCGCAGGTGAAGTGCTTGATATTGATGCTGTAACAGGCGGCTTTAACTTCCAAAATGCGTGGACAGGGGGGTATGTGATAGCTGATAGCTTTTAG
- a CDS encoding four helix bundle protein: MRESVLREKSFHFAIRIVRLYKYLCEQKDEYILSKQVMRSGTSIGAMVRESECSESLSDFTHKLSIAHKEINETLYWLELLFMTEYITEKEFESINAEAVELIKILTSSIKTAKKNNK; this comes from the coding sequence ATGAGGGAGAGTGTTTTAAGGGAGAAGAGTTTTCATTTTGCTATAAGGATTGTGAGGCTCTATAAGTACTTATGCGAACAGAAGGATGAATATATATTATCAAAGCAGGTGATGCGCAGTGGCACTTCGATAGGGGCTATGGTTAGGGAATCGGAATGCTCTGAAAGTCTGTCGGATTTTACGCATAAACTGTCCATTGCACATAAGGAAATAAATGAGACGCTTTATTGGCTTGAATTGCTTTTTATGACTGAATATATCACTGAAAAGGAATTTGAGAGTATTAATGCAGAGGCAGTTGAATTGATCAAAATACTCACAAGTAGTATAAAAACCGCAAAGAAAAACAATAAATAA
- the pncB gene encoding nicotinate phosphoribosyltransferase: MAVENYSVFNSILDNDFYKFTMQCAVVQLFPTNKGRYTFINRGKHEFPEGFAGALQQGVNAMAQLKLTKDEKLFLQENCPYLSPLYLDFLEGYRYDPSEVKIEQRGADLEVHVEGYWYRTILWEVPLLAMISELYYRLTKAQGWSDERIVENTLEKVRVYNELNVAFAEFGTRRRHSYHVHDIVMRTLTNGAARRFAGSSNVHFAMKYQVKPIGTHAHEWFMFHAAEYSYKMSNALSLEHWVDVYRGDLGVALSDTYTTDVFFKQFDKKFSKLFDGVRHDSGDPIVFAEKTIAHYKRMGIDPLSKYIIFSDGLNTEKVQLITEACRGKIGLSFGIGTDLTNDVGLRPMNIVMKLTEVLTSDNEWVPTVKLSDEPNKHTGDKRMIELAKGILNISV; encoded by the coding sequence ATGGCAGTAGAAAATTACTCTGTTTTTAATTCCATTTTGGATAACGATTTTTACAAGTTCACGATGCAGTGTGCTGTGGTGCAGCTTTTCCCTACGAATAAGGGGCGTTATACGTTTATCAACCGAGGCAAGCACGAATTTCCTGAGGGCTTTGCAGGGGCATTGCAGCAGGGGGTCAATGCGATGGCTCAGCTGAAGCTCACTAAGGATGAGAAGCTGTTTTTGCAGGAGAATTGTCCTTACCTCTCGCCGCTGTATTTGGACTTTCTCGAGGGGTATCGCTATGATCCTTCGGAGGTGAAGATAGAGCAGCGTGGGGCGGACTTGGAGGTACACGTCGAGGGGTATTGGTATCGTACGATCCTCTGGGAAGTGCCGCTGCTGGCGATGATCAGTGAGTTGTACTACCGCTTGACCAAGGCACAGGGCTGGAGCGATGAGCGCATTGTGGAGAACACGCTGGAGAAGGTGCGGGTATACAATGAGCTGAATGTGGCTTTTGCTGAGTTTGGCACGCGCCGCAGGCATTCGTATCACGTGCACGACATCGTGATGCGCACGCTTACCAATGGTGCTGCGCGGCGCTTTGCGGGCTCGAGCAATGTGCATTTTGCGATGAAGTACCAAGTGAAGCCTATCGGTACGCACGCCCACGAGTGGTTTATGTTCCACGCGGCGGAGTACAGCTATAAGATGTCGAACGCCTTGTCATTAGAGCATTGGGTGGACGTCTACCGTGGCGACTTGGGGGTAGCGCTTTCGGATACGTATACTACGGACGTGTTTTTTAAGCAGTTTGACAAGAAGTTTAGCAAGCTCTTTGACGGGGTGCGGCACGATAGCGGCGACCCTATCGTCTTTGCAGAGAAGACGATCGCTCACTATAAGCGTATGGGGATTGACCCGCTTTCGAAGTACATCATTTTCTCGGATGGGCTCAATACGGAGAAGGTGCAGCTCATCACTGAGGCGTGTAGGGGTAAGATAGGGCTTTCGTTTGGTATTGGCACTGACTTGACGAACGATGTGGGTTTGCGTCCGATGAACATCGTGATGAAGCTCACTGAGGTGCTTACTTCGGACAATGAGTGGGTGCCTACGGTAAAGCTCTCCGATGAGCCTAATAAGCATACAGGCGATAAACGAATGATAGAGTTGGCAAAGGGCATACTTAATATTAGTGTATAA